One part of the Microtus ochrogaster isolate Prairie Vole_2 chromosome 16, MicOch1.0, whole genome shotgun sequence genome encodes these proteins:
- the Grk6 gene encoding G protein-coupled receptor kinase 6 isoform X2 gives MELENIVANTVLLKAREGGGGNRKGKSKKWRQMLQFPHISQCEELRLSLERDYHSLCERQPIGRLLFREFCATRPELTRCIAFLDGVAEYEVTPDEKRKACGRRLMQNFLSHTGPDLIPEVPRQLVSNCAQRLEQGPCKDLFQELTRLTHEYLSMAPFADYLDSIYFNRFLQWKWLERQPVTKNTFRQYRVLGKGGFGEVCACQVRATGKMYACKKLEKKRIKKRKGEAMALNEKQILEKVNSRFVVSLAYAYETKDALCLVLTLMNGGDLKFHIYHMGQAGFPEARAVFYAAEICCGLEDLHRERIVYRDLKPENILLDDHGHIRISDLGLAVYVPEGQTIKGRVGTVGYMAPEVVKNERYTFSPDWWALGCLLYEMIAGQSPFQQRKKKIKREEVERLVKEVPEEYTEHFSPQARSLCSQLLSKDPAERLGCRGGGAREVKEHPLFKKLNFKRLGAGMLEPPFKPDPQAIYCKDVLDIEQFSTVKGVDLEPTDQDFYQKFATGSVSIPWQNEMVETECFQELNVFGLDGSVPPDLDWKGQPPAPPKKGLLHRLFSRQVARGPG, from the exons GTGGTGGCGGGAATCGCAAAGGCAAAAGCAAGAAATGGCGTCAGATGCTGCAATTCCCCCATATCAGCCAGTGTGAAGAGCTTCGGCTCAGCCTTG AACGTGACTACCACAGCCTGTGTGAGCGTCAGCCCATTGGGCGCCTGTTATTTCGTGAGTTCTGCGCCACAAGGCCTGAGCTGACCCGCTGTATTGCCTTCCTGGATGGGGTG GCTGAGTATGAAGTGACCCCTGATGAGAAACGGAAGGCATGTGGGCGGCGACTAATGCAGAATTTTCTGAGCCACACG GGTCCTGACCTCATCCCCGAAGTTCCCCGACAGCTGGTGAGTAACTGTGCCCAGCGGCTAGAGCAGGGACCCTGCAAAGACCTCTTCCAAGAGCTGACCCG GCTGACTCACGAGTACCTGAGCATGGCCCCTTTTGCCGACTACCTCGACAGCATCTACTTTAACCGTTTTCTGCAGTGGAAGTGGCTGGAAAG GCAGCCAGTGACCAAAAACACCTTTAGGCAGTATCGAGTTCTGGGCAAAGGTGGCTTTGGGGAG GTATGTGCCTGCCAGGTGCGGGCAACAGGCAAGATGTATGCATGcaagaaactggaaaagaaacGAATCAAGAAGCGGAAAGGGGAGGCCATGGCGCTCAATGAGAAGCAGATCCTGGAAAAAGTGAACAGTAGGTTTGTA GTGAGCTTAGCCTACGCCTATGAGACAAAGGATGCGCTGTGCCTGGTGCTGACATTGATGAATGGAGGCGACCTCAAGTTCCACATCTACCACATGGGCCAGGCTGGCTTTCCTGAAGCAAGGGCTGTCTTCTATGCTGCGGAGATCTGCTGCGGCCTGGAGGACCTGCACCGGGAACGCATTGTGTACAG GGACCTAAAGCCAGAGAATATCCTGCTGGATGACCATG GCCACATCCGCATCTCTGACCTGGGACTGGCTGTGTATGTGCCCGAGGGCCAGACCATCAAAGGCCGTGTGGGCACTGTGGGCTACATGG CTCCGGAGGTAGTGAAGAATGAGCGGTATACCTTCAGCCCTGACTGGTGGGCGCTTGGCTGCCTCCTCTATGAGATGATTGCAGGCCAGTCACCCTtccagcagaggaagaagaagatcaAGCGGGAAGAAGTAGAGAGGTTGGTCAAGGAGGTGCCCGAGGAATACACAGAGCATTTTTCCCCACAGGCACGCTCGCTCTGTTCTCAG CTTCTCAGCAAGGACCCTGCTGAGCGCCTGGGGTGTCGTGGAGGTGGTGCCCGGGAGGTAAAAGAGCACCCCCTTTTCAAGAAACTGAATTTCaagcggctgggagctgggatgcTGGAACCACCTTTTAAGCCTGAT CCCCAGGCCATTTACTGCAAGGACGTTCTGGACATCGAGCAGTTCTCTACAGTTAAAGGGGTGGATCTGGAACCCACCGACCAAGACTTCTACCAGAAGTTTGCCACGGGTAGCGTGTCCATCCCCTGGCAGAATGAG ATGGTGGAGACCGAGTGCTTCCAGGAACTCAATGTCTTTGGGCTGGATGGGTCAGTTCCCCCAGACCTGGACTGGAAAGGCCAGCCACCTGCACCCCCCAAGAAGGGATTGCTGCACAGGCTGTTCAGTCGCCAA GTCGCTCGCGGCCCCGGGTGA
- the Grk6 gene encoding G protein-coupled receptor kinase 6 isoform X1, with protein sequence MELENIVANTVLLKAREGGGGNRKGKSKKWRQMLQFPHISQCEELRLSLERDYHSLCERQPIGRLLFREFCATRPELTRCIAFLDGVAEYEVTPDEKRKACGRRLMQNFLSHTGPDLIPEVPRQLVSNCAQRLEQGPCKDLFQELTRLTHEYLSMAPFADYLDSIYFNRFLQWKWLERQPVTKNTFRQYRVLGKGGFGEVCACQVRATGKMYACKKLEKKRIKKRKGEAMALNEKQILEKVNSRFVVSLAYAYETKDALCLVLTLMNGGDLKFHIYHMGQAGFPEARAVFYAAEICCGLEDLHRERIVYRDLKPENILLDDHGHIRISDLGLAVYVPEGQTIKGRVGTVGYMAPEVVKNERYTFSPDWWALGCLLYEMIAGQSPFQQRKKKIKREEVERLVKEVPEEYTEHFSPQARSLCSQLLSKDPAERLGCRGGGAREVKEHPLFKKLNFKRLGAGMLEPPFKPDPQAIYCKDVLDIEQFSTVKGVDLEPTDQDFYQKFATGSVSIPWQNEMVETECFQELNVFGLDGSVPPDLDWKGQPPAPPKKGLLHRLFSRQDCCGNCSDSEEELPTRL encoded by the exons GTGGTGGCGGGAATCGCAAAGGCAAAAGCAAGAAATGGCGTCAGATGCTGCAATTCCCCCATATCAGCCAGTGTGAAGAGCTTCGGCTCAGCCTTG AACGTGACTACCACAGCCTGTGTGAGCGTCAGCCCATTGGGCGCCTGTTATTTCGTGAGTTCTGCGCCACAAGGCCTGAGCTGACCCGCTGTATTGCCTTCCTGGATGGGGTG GCTGAGTATGAAGTGACCCCTGATGAGAAACGGAAGGCATGTGGGCGGCGACTAATGCAGAATTTTCTGAGCCACACG GGTCCTGACCTCATCCCCGAAGTTCCCCGACAGCTGGTGAGTAACTGTGCCCAGCGGCTAGAGCAGGGACCCTGCAAAGACCTCTTCCAAGAGCTGACCCG GCTGACTCACGAGTACCTGAGCATGGCCCCTTTTGCCGACTACCTCGACAGCATCTACTTTAACCGTTTTCTGCAGTGGAAGTGGCTGGAAAG GCAGCCAGTGACCAAAAACACCTTTAGGCAGTATCGAGTTCTGGGCAAAGGTGGCTTTGGGGAG GTATGTGCCTGCCAGGTGCGGGCAACAGGCAAGATGTATGCATGcaagaaactggaaaagaaacGAATCAAGAAGCGGAAAGGGGAGGCCATGGCGCTCAATGAGAAGCAGATCCTGGAAAAAGTGAACAGTAGGTTTGTA GTGAGCTTAGCCTACGCCTATGAGACAAAGGATGCGCTGTGCCTGGTGCTGACATTGATGAATGGAGGCGACCTCAAGTTCCACATCTACCACATGGGCCAGGCTGGCTTTCCTGAAGCAAGGGCTGTCTTCTATGCTGCGGAGATCTGCTGCGGCCTGGAGGACCTGCACCGGGAACGCATTGTGTACAG GGACCTAAAGCCAGAGAATATCCTGCTGGATGACCATG GCCACATCCGCATCTCTGACCTGGGACTGGCTGTGTATGTGCCCGAGGGCCAGACCATCAAAGGCCGTGTGGGCACTGTGGGCTACATGG CTCCGGAGGTAGTGAAGAATGAGCGGTATACCTTCAGCCCTGACTGGTGGGCGCTTGGCTGCCTCCTCTATGAGATGATTGCAGGCCAGTCACCCTtccagcagaggaagaagaagatcaAGCGGGAAGAAGTAGAGAGGTTGGTCAAGGAGGTGCCCGAGGAATACACAGAGCATTTTTCCCCACAGGCACGCTCGCTCTGTTCTCAG CTTCTCAGCAAGGACCCTGCTGAGCGCCTGGGGTGTCGTGGAGGTGGTGCCCGGGAGGTAAAAGAGCACCCCCTTTTCAAGAAACTGAATTTCaagcggctgggagctgggatgcTGGAACCACCTTTTAAGCCTGAT CCCCAGGCCATTTACTGCAAGGACGTTCTGGACATCGAGCAGTTCTCTACAGTTAAAGGGGTGGATCTGGAACCCACCGACCAAGACTTCTACCAGAAGTTTGCCACGGGTAGCGTGTCCATCCCCTGGCAGAATGAG ATGGTGGAGACCGAGTGCTTCCAGGAACTCAATGTCTTTGGGCTGGATGGGTCAGTTCCCCCAGACCTGGACTGGAAAGGCCAGCCACCTGCACCCCCCAAGAAGGGATTGCTGCACAGGCTGTTCAGTCGCCAA GATTGCTGTGGGAACTGCAGCGACAGTGAGGAAGAGCTCCCCACCCGCCTCTAG
- the Grk6 gene encoding G protein-coupled receptor kinase 6 isoform X3 produces the protein MELENIVANTVLLKAREGGGGNRKGKSKKWRQMLQFPHISQCEELRLSLERDYHSLCERQPIGRLLFREFCATRPELTRCIAFLDGVAEYEVTPDEKRKACGRRLMQNFLSHTGPDLIPEVPRQLVSNCAQRLEQGPCKDLFQELTRLTHEYLSMAPFADYLDSIYFNRFLQWKWLERQPVTKNTFRQYRVLGKGGFGEVCACQVRATGKMYACKKLEKKRIKKRKGEAMALNEKQILEKVNSRFVVSLAYAYETKDALCLVLTLMNGGDLKFHIYHMGQAGFPEARAVFYAAEICCGLEDLHRERIVYRDLKPENILLDDHGHIRISDLGLAVYVPEGQTIKGRVGTVGYMAPEVVKNERYTFSPDWWALGCLLYEMIAGQSPFQQRKKKIKREEVERLVKEVPEEYTEHFSPQARSLCSQLLSKDPAERLGCRGGGAREVKEHPLFKKLNFKRLGAGMLEPPFKPDPQAIYCKDVLDIEQFSTVKGVDLEPTDQDFYQKFATGSVSIPWQNEMVETECFQELNVFGLDGSVPPDLDWKGQPPAPPKKGLLHRLFSRQR, from the exons GTGGTGGCGGGAATCGCAAAGGCAAAAGCAAGAAATGGCGTCAGATGCTGCAATTCCCCCATATCAGCCAGTGTGAAGAGCTTCGGCTCAGCCTTG AACGTGACTACCACAGCCTGTGTGAGCGTCAGCCCATTGGGCGCCTGTTATTTCGTGAGTTCTGCGCCACAAGGCCTGAGCTGACCCGCTGTATTGCCTTCCTGGATGGGGTG GCTGAGTATGAAGTGACCCCTGATGAGAAACGGAAGGCATGTGGGCGGCGACTAATGCAGAATTTTCTGAGCCACACG GGTCCTGACCTCATCCCCGAAGTTCCCCGACAGCTGGTGAGTAACTGTGCCCAGCGGCTAGAGCAGGGACCCTGCAAAGACCTCTTCCAAGAGCTGACCCG GCTGACTCACGAGTACCTGAGCATGGCCCCTTTTGCCGACTACCTCGACAGCATCTACTTTAACCGTTTTCTGCAGTGGAAGTGGCTGGAAAG GCAGCCAGTGACCAAAAACACCTTTAGGCAGTATCGAGTTCTGGGCAAAGGTGGCTTTGGGGAG GTATGTGCCTGCCAGGTGCGGGCAACAGGCAAGATGTATGCATGcaagaaactggaaaagaaacGAATCAAGAAGCGGAAAGGGGAGGCCATGGCGCTCAATGAGAAGCAGATCCTGGAAAAAGTGAACAGTAGGTTTGTA GTGAGCTTAGCCTACGCCTATGAGACAAAGGATGCGCTGTGCCTGGTGCTGACATTGATGAATGGAGGCGACCTCAAGTTCCACATCTACCACATGGGCCAGGCTGGCTTTCCTGAAGCAAGGGCTGTCTTCTATGCTGCGGAGATCTGCTGCGGCCTGGAGGACCTGCACCGGGAACGCATTGTGTACAG GGACCTAAAGCCAGAGAATATCCTGCTGGATGACCATG GCCACATCCGCATCTCTGACCTGGGACTGGCTGTGTATGTGCCCGAGGGCCAGACCATCAAAGGCCGTGTGGGCACTGTGGGCTACATGG CTCCGGAGGTAGTGAAGAATGAGCGGTATACCTTCAGCCCTGACTGGTGGGCGCTTGGCTGCCTCCTCTATGAGATGATTGCAGGCCAGTCACCCTtccagcagaggaagaagaagatcaAGCGGGAAGAAGTAGAGAGGTTGGTCAAGGAGGTGCCCGAGGAATACACAGAGCATTTTTCCCCACAGGCACGCTCGCTCTGTTCTCAG CTTCTCAGCAAGGACCCTGCTGAGCGCCTGGGGTGTCGTGGAGGTGGTGCCCGGGAGGTAAAAGAGCACCCCCTTTTCAAGAAACTGAATTTCaagcggctgggagctgggatgcTGGAACCACCTTTTAAGCCTGAT CCCCAGGCCATTTACTGCAAGGACGTTCTGGACATCGAGCAGTTCTCTACAGTTAAAGGGGTGGATCTGGAACCCACCGACCAAGACTTCTACCAGAAGTTTGCCACGGGTAGCGTGTCCATCCCCTGGCAGAATGAG ATGGTGGAGACCGAGTGCTTCCAGGAACTCAATGTCTTTGGGCTGGATGGGTCAGTTCCCCCAGACCTGGACTGGAAAGGCCAGCCACCTGCACCCCCCAAGAAGGGATTGCTGCACAGGCTGTTCAGTCGCCAA aggtGA
- the Grk6 gene encoding G protein-coupled receptor kinase 6 isoform X4, protein MELENIVANTVLLKAREERDYHSLCERQPIGRLLFREFCATRPELTRCIAFLDGVAEYEVTPDEKRKACGRRLMQNFLSHTGPDLIPEVPRQLVSNCAQRLEQGPCKDLFQELTRLTHEYLSMAPFADYLDSIYFNRFLQWKWLERQPVTKNTFRQYRVLGKGGFGEVCACQVRATGKMYACKKLEKKRIKKRKGEAMALNEKQILEKVNSRFVVSLAYAYETKDALCLVLTLMNGGDLKFHIYHMGQAGFPEARAVFYAAEICCGLEDLHRERIVYRDLKPENILLDDHGHIRISDLGLAVYVPEGQTIKGRVGTVGYMAPEVVKNERYTFSPDWWALGCLLYEMIAGQSPFQQRKKKIKREEVERLVKEVPEEYTEHFSPQARSLCSQLLSKDPAERLGCRGGGAREVKEHPLFKKLNFKRLGAGMLEPPFKPDPQAIYCKDVLDIEQFSTVKGVDLEPTDQDFYQKFATGSVSIPWQNEMVETECFQELNVFGLDGSVPPDLDWKGQPPAPPKKGLLHRLFSRQRIAVGTAATVRKSSPPASSPQAEAPTSGWR, encoded by the exons AACGTGACTACCACAGCCTGTGTGAGCGTCAGCCCATTGGGCGCCTGTTATTTCGTGAGTTCTGCGCCACAAGGCCTGAGCTGACCCGCTGTATTGCCTTCCTGGATGGGGTG GCTGAGTATGAAGTGACCCCTGATGAGAAACGGAAGGCATGTGGGCGGCGACTAATGCAGAATTTTCTGAGCCACACG GGTCCTGACCTCATCCCCGAAGTTCCCCGACAGCTGGTGAGTAACTGTGCCCAGCGGCTAGAGCAGGGACCCTGCAAAGACCTCTTCCAAGAGCTGACCCG GCTGACTCACGAGTACCTGAGCATGGCCCCTTTTGCCGACTACCTCGACAGCATCTACTTTAACCGTTTTCTGCAGTGGAAGTGGCTGGAAAG GCAGCCAGTGACCAAAAACACCTTTAGGCAGTATCGAGTTCTGGGCAAAGGTGGCTTTGGGGAG GTATGTGCCTGCCAGGTGCGGGCAACAGGCAAGATGTATGCATGcaagaaactggaaaagaaacGAATCAAGAAGCGGAAAGGGGAGGCCATGGCGCTCAATGAGAAGCAGATCCTGGAAAAAGTGAACAGTAGGTTTGTA GTGAGCTTAGCCTACGCCTATGAGACAAAGGATGCGCTGTGCCTGGTGCTGACATTGATGAATGGAGGCGACCTCAAGTTCCACATCTACCACATGGGCCAGGCTGGCTTTCCTGAAGCAAGGGCTGTCTTCTATGCTGCGGAGATCTGCTGCGGCCTGGAGGACCTGCACCGGGAACGCATTGTGTACAG GGACCTAAAGCCAGAGAATATCCTGCTGGATGACCATG GCCACATCCGCATCTCTGACCTGGGACTGGCTGTGTATGTGCCCGAGGGCCAGACCATCAAAGGCCGTGTGGGCACTGTGGGCTACATGG CTCCGGAGGTAGTGAAGAATGAGCGGTATACCTTCAGCCCTGACTGGTGGGCGCTTGGCTGCCTCCTCTATGAGATGATTGCAGGCCAGTCACCCTtccagcagaggaagaagaagatcaAGCGGGAAGAAGTAGAGAGGTTGGTCAAGGAGGTGCCCGAGGAATACACAGAGCATTTTTCCCCACAGGCACGCTCGCTCTGTTCTCAG CTTCTCAGCAAGGACCCTGCTGAGCGCCTGGGGTGTCGTGGAGGTGGTGCCCGGGAGGTAAAAGAGCACCCCCTTTTCAAGAAACTGAATTTCaagcggctgggagctgggatgcTGGAACCACCTTTTAAGCCTGAT CCCCAGGCCATTTACTGCAAGGACGTTCTGGACATCGAGCAGTTCTCTACAGTTAAAGGGGTGGATCTGGAACCCACCGACCAAGACTTCTACCAGAAGTTTGCCACGGGTAGCGTGTCCATCCCCTGGCAGAATGAG ATGGTGGAGACCGAGTGCTTCCAGGAACTCAATGTCTTTGGGCTGGATGGGTCAGTTCCCCCAGACCTGGACTGGAAAGGCCAGCCACCTGCACCCCCCAAGAAGGGATTGCTGCACAGGCTGTTCAGTCGCCAA AGGATTGCTGTGGGAACTGCAGCGACAGTGAGGAAGAGCTCCCCACCCGCCTCTAGCCCCCAGGCAGAGGCCCCTACCAGTGGTTGGCGGTAG
- the Prr7 gene encoding proline-rich protein 7, with protein MVMSQGTYTFLTCFAGFWLIWGLIVLLCCFCSFLRRRLKRRQEERLREQNLRALELEPLELEGSLAGSPPGLAPPPPPHRSRLEAPVHAHSHVHVHPLLHHGPAQPHAHPHPHHHALPHPPPPHLSVPPRPWSYPRQAESDMSKPPCYEEAVLMAEPPPPYSEVLTDTRGLYRKIVTPFLSRRDSAEKQEQPPPSYKPLFLDRGYTSALHLPSAPRPAAPCPALCLQADRSRRVFPSWTDSELSSREPLEHGAWRLPVSIPLFGRTTAV; from the exons ATGGTGATGTCCCAGGGCACCTACACGTTCCTCACGTGCTTCGCCGGCTTCTGGCTCATCTGGGGTCTCATCGTCCTGCTCTGCTGCTTCTGCAGCTTCCTGCGCCGCCGCCTCAAACGGCGCCAGGAGGAGCGACTGAGGGAGCAGAACCTGCGTGCTCTGGAGCTGGAGCCCCTCGagcttgagggcagcctggctGGAAGTCCTCCGGGCCTggcgccgccgccaccaccgcaCCGCAGCCGTCTGGAGGCGCCTGTGCACGCGCACTCGCACGTGCACGTGCACCCGCTGCTGCACCACGGGCCCGCGCAGCCGCACGCTCATCCGCACCCACACCATCACGCACTGCCGCACCCACCGCCACCGCACCTCTCCGTGCCGCCTCGGCCCTGGAGCTACCCGCGCCAAG CGGAATCGGACATGTCTAAGCCGCCGTGCTACGAGGAGGCGGTGCTGATGGCCGAGCCGCCGCCGCCCTACAGCGAGGTGCTCACGGACACTCGCGGGCTCTACCGCAAGATCGTCACGCCCTTTCTGAGCCGCCGCGACAGCGCGGAGAAGCAGGAGCAGCCGCCTCCGAGTTACAAGCCTCTCTTCCTGGACCGGGGCTATACTTCGGCGCTACATCTTCCCAGCGCCCCGCGGCCCGCcgccccctgccctgccctctgtCTACAGGCTGACCGCAGCCGCCGGGTCTTCCCCAGCTGGACCGACTCAGAGCTCAGCAGCCGCGAGCCCCTGGAGCACGGAGCTTGGCGTCTGCCGGTCTCCATCCCCTTGTTCGGGAGGACTACAGCCGTATAG